CAACAAAGGCATAAAATCTTGTATGCACTGCACAGCAATAGGAAAATGCTTAATAATATGCTTTTTCTTAGTATACGGATCAAACATTGCATAATGTAGTCCATTTTCATCATGAAAAAAAGAAAATTCAGCCCTTGTGCGATAATTTTGCAAAGGACCTTTTATGCATTCAAAATCACTAAAATAAGCTTGAAATAAATCTTTAGCGTCTTGAAATTTTTTCTCAGCAAGCATCAACTTTTTTACCTATAGCAAAAAGTAAAGTCGCCATCACTAAAACCCCAAATATCAAACTAAGCCAAACATTAAATCCAAAAGCAACAGGCAAGTATCCACAAAGAATACTAATAACACAAACACTCAGAGCATAAGGCATTTGAGTGCTTACATGAGCTAGCAAATCACACTTACTTCCCATAGATGAAAGTATTGTAGTATCAGAGATTGGCGAGCAATGATCCCCAAATATAGCTCCCGTTAAAACACCTGAAATATTAATAATAATATAGTGATGCAAATTCATATCATTTAATTCATGATGTACTCCAACTGCAGCGGCTAATGGAATAGTTAAAGGCATTAAAATTCCCATTGTGCCATAGCTAGTTCCAGTTGAAAAAGAAATGATAGAGGCAAAAATAAAAATTGCCGTTGGAAGCAAATAAATAGGGGTTTTATCAGAAAATAAATCCACTAAATATCTTGAAGTTCCAAGATCTTTAATCACAGCAGACAAAGACCAAGCACAAAGCAAAATCACAACCGTCATTATCATCGTTCTCCAACCATGAGTCCAAGTTACAATTGCTTCTTTAAGAGTAAAAATTTTCCTAGCCACTCCCATCATAATAGCCACAATACTTGCCAAAAGCGCTGCTTGAAACAACACCACAGAAGCATCAGCCTTACCAAAAGTTTCCCTTAATGCAAAAAGCCCCAAAGGATTAGCATCAATTTGCGCTTTTAAAACTACATCATCAATGGCATTATATCCGCTAAAATAAAATCCTATAAAAGAAAATACAATCAAAATCAACAAAGGAATAATGGCATTTGAAGCTTTTAATTTAATATGTTCTTTAGGCTCTAATAACTTATCTTCTAAATTATCAATTTTTTCATGACCTTGTGAAAACAAACCCTCTCTTGCTCTGCGTTCAGCCTTTAACATAGGTCCAAATTCTCTTCCCATATAAATAGTCAGCAAAACAAAAACCAACATAAAAAGATTATAGAAACGATAAGGTAAGGTTTGAACGAAGATTTCAAAAGCATTGATTTCATCGTGTTTGATATTTAAATGAGCAAAAATAGCCGGATCAATCAAATCATATCCGCTTCGAATCAAAGAAATTTCAAGTCCTATCCAAGTAGAAATTATTGCAAGACCAGTAATTGGTGCAGCGGTAGCATCCATGATAAAAGCCAATTTTTCACGACTAACCTTAAATTTATCAGTCACCGGACGCATAATAGGACCAACAATTAAAGAATTAGCATAATCATCAAAAAACACAAAGCACCCCATACACCAAGTGGCAAATTGCGAGCTTTTTGCTTGTTTTGCTTTCTTAGCCAACCAAATAGCCACAGCCTTTGTGCCACCTGTTTTTGTAATGAGTGCTACAACACCGCCTATAGTTAATACTTGCAAAATGATACCAGCATTAGAAGGATTTGCCATTGATGAAACAGCCTTAGAAATCAATCCTGTAAAGCCTCCAATAATCGCATGATAGATATTATTATCCACTAATGCGAGCATAAAACTACCAGTAAAAACACCGATAAATAAAGATAAAATCACATCTTTTGTAATAAATGCCAAAACGATAGCCACTAAAGGCGGAAGCAAAGTAAAAACACCAAATATTTCAGCATTTGTTTGCGGATCAGCAAATGCAACCAAAGGTAACAATAAAAAATATAAAATTCTCAATCACTCTCCTTAATTTTTTTCAGTAAAAGTTCCTGCCCAAGTTTGAGTTACGGGCATTAATTCTATCTCATTAACATTGACATGCTCAGGTAAATTAATAATAGCTAAAATCACCTGCGCTATATCTTTTGCGCTAATGAATTTAGTGTTTTCATAAACCAAATCCGCCTTTTGCTTATCCCCCTTAAAGCGCACTTGGCTAAATTCGGTTTTGCAAAGTCCCGGAGCTATATTTGTTACTTTGATATTGCTTCCTCTTAAATCATTCCTTAAAGCTCTTGAAAACTGACCCACAAAAGCCTTTGTGCCACAATATACATTGCCACCAAAATAAGGCGTATTTCCTGCAATAGATCCAAGATTAAATATATAAGCATTTTTTTGCTTTCTTAAAATAGGAATAACCGCTCTAGCCACATATAAAAAACCTTTGATATTTGTATCTACCATAGTTTCTATGTCTTCGAGTTCCAACTCATCAAATTCATTTAAACCCAAAGCAAGTCCTGCATTATTTAAAAGCAAATCAATATTTTTAAATTCACTTGGTAAATTTTCGAGCAAAGCAAAAACTCCCTTTTTATCTCTTACATCAAGCTCTGCGATGAAAATTTGATCCTTAAATTCATCTTTTAATTCTTGTAATTTATCTTTACGTCTAGCAATAGCAATGATTTTATATCCAAGAGCTGCTAAAGCTCTAGCGCTTTCCTTACCAAAACCAGAACTTGCACCCGTAATAAGTGCTGTTTTCATTCTAAACTTCCTCCATAAAATAAATTTTCATTCTCTTTTAAACCTAAAGATTTTAAATATTTAACATTCTCTTTTTTATTTGCCATCAAAGCAAAATCAAGAGCATTAAAACCCAAATCATCAATTTCAAATATTTTCACACCTTTAGCTACAAGTAATTTTAAAATTTCAACATCCCCATAACTTGCTGCGTGCATAAAAAGATTTTTAGAAGTATGTTCTAGGGCACAAAAGGTAATGTAATAAGGCGTATCAAAATTTGTATTGTTACTTAATGCGAGTTTTTCATTGTTGTTAATGTATTTTTGATGGATATTTGCACCATTTTCAATTAAAAGTTGAGCTATATCCTTGCGATTAAATTCAACCGCATAAAAAAGTGGAGATTTTCCAAAAGCATTCGTTTGATTGACATTTGCACCTTGCGTGATTAAAAACTGAGTATTTTCATAATTTTCCAAAGCATAAAAAATAGCACTTTCATAGCTTTCATTAAGCTTTGCGCCCAATTTAATAAACAAGGTTAAAATTTTAATATCTTTTTGTGCCAATAAAGCTATTTGCAAAGCTATACTAAGCTCGGCTTGAGAAGGATTGTTTTGATATATATAAGACTCAATGGCCTCTACATTACTTTCTGGTTTGATAATAAGCTTGGCAAATTCTGAGAGTTCCTTATTGATTTTTGTATCACCAACAGCCCAATATAAAAATTCATGCAAGACTTGGTTACTTAGCTTTTCGCTTGTATTTTTATCAAAATTTTTATTTTGATAAAAGAGCTTCAAAGCATTTTTTGCACTCTCATGCTCTTTCCAAAATTCTTTATATAACCTATAATTTCCTATACTTTGATAAGCCCAATATTCAAAGTATTTTTTTAATCTTAGCATATCTTTTAAATTTGAATTTAAGCTAGGATTTAAAGCCATTTTTAAAAGTAAAAAGTCAAATTTTTTAA
This genomic interval from Campylobacter sp. CCS1377 contains the following:
- a CDS encoding Na+/H+ antiporter NhaC family protein, whose product is MRILYFLLLPLVAFADPQTNAEIFGVFTLLPPLVAIVLAFITKDVILSLFIGVFTGSFMLALVDNNIYHAIIGGFTGLISKAVSSMANPSNAGIILQVLTIGGVVALITKTGGTKAVAIWLAKKAKQAKSSQFATWCMGCFVFFDDYANSLIVGPIMRPVTDKFKVSREKLAFIMDATAAPITGLAIISTWIGLEISLIRSGYDLIDPAIFAHLNIKHDEINAFEIFVQTLPYRFYNLFMLVFVLLTIYMGREFGPMLKAERRAREGLFSQGHEKIDNLEDKLLEPKEHIKLKASNAIIPLLILIVFSFIGFYFSGYNAIDDVVLKAQIDANPLGLFALRETFGKADASVVLFQAALLASIVAIMMGVARKIFTLKEAIVTWTHGWRTMIMTVVILLCAWSLSAVIKDLGTSRYLVDLFSDKTPIYLLPTAIFIFASIISFSTGTSYGTMGILMPLTIPLAAAVGVHHELNDMNLHHYIIINISGVLTGAIFGDHCSPISDTTILSSMGSKCDLLAHVSTQMPYALSVCVISILCGYLPVAFGFNVWLSLIFGVLVMATLLFAIGKKVDAC
- a CDS encoding SDR family NAD(P)-dependent oxidoreductase; this translates as MKTALITGASSGFGKESARALAALGYKIIAIARRKDKLQELKDEFKDQIFIAELDVRDKKGVFALLENLPSEFKNIDLLLNNAGLALGLNEFDELELEDIETMVDTNIKGFLYVARAVIPILRKQKNAYIFNLGSIAGNTPYFGGNVYCGTKAFVGQFSRALRNDLRGSNIKVTNIAPGLCKTEFSQVRFKGDKQKADLVYENTKFISAKDIAQVILAIINLPEHVNVNEIELMPVTQTWAGTFTEKN
- a CDS encoding ankyrin repeat domain-containing protein, whose protein sequence is MLRKILILCFFIVLLEAQDCNEILKYEKNTNPENFNQDLYYKVSTCKDSFKNQSFTQKLYQISNTIRGSNSACSGIYYLPNLKKFDFLLLKMALNPSLNSNLKDMLRLKKYFEYWAYQSIGNYRLYKEFWKEHESAKNALKLFYQNKNFDKNTSEKLSNQVLHEFLYWAVGDTKINKELSEFAKLIIKPESNVEAIESYIYQNNPSQAELSIALQIALLAQKDIKILTLFIKLGAKLNESYESAIFYALENYENTQFLITQGANVNQTNAFGKSPLFYAVEFNRKDIAQLLIENGANIHQKYINNNEKLALSNNTNFDTPYYITFCALEHTSKNLFMHAASYGDVEILKLLVAKGVKIFEIDDLGFNALDFALMANKKENVKYLKSLGLKENENLFYGGSLE